A genomic segment from Blastococcus sp. PRF04-17 encodes:
- a CDS encoding YdeI/OmpD-associated family protein, translated as MDFRATVVLGAKTATGIQVPDEIVEQLGAGKRPPVVVTIGGYTYRTTVAPMGGAFWIPLAAEHREAAGVAADQQVDVQLELDTAPREVTLPDDLAAALDDAARTHFDGLAPSHRKEWVRWVEEAKKPETRATRIDKTVQSLREGKKTR; from the coding sequence ATGGACTTCCGGGCGACGGTGGTGCTGGGCGCTAAGACGGCGACGGGCATCCAGGTGCCCGACGAGATCGTCGAGCAGCTGGGCGCCGGCAAGCGACCCCCGGTGGTGGTGACGATCGGCGGCTACACCTATCGGACGACGGTGGCGCCCATGGGCGGCGCGTTCTGGATCCCGCTGGCCGCCGAGCACCGGGAGGCGGCGGGCGTGGCCGCGGACCAGCAGGTCGACGTCCAGCTCGAACTGGACACCGCTCCGCGCGAGGTGACGCTGCCCGACGACCTGGCCGCGGCCTTGGACGACGCGGCGCGGACGCACTTCGACGGCCTGGCGCCCAGCCACAGGAAGGAGTGGGTGCGCTGGGTCGAGGAGGCGAAGAAGCCCGAGACGCGGGCCACCCGCATCGACAAGACCGTCCAGTCGCTGCGCGAGGGCAAGAAGACTCGGTGA